The following are encoded in a window of Thamnophis elegans isolate rThaEle1 chromosome 14, rThaEle1.pri, whole genome shotgun sequence genomic DNA:
- the DEXI gene encoding dexamethasone-induced protein, whose translation MFSAGLFLVNLLILYYAFLLEYIALNVGIVFLPDDVDQALGELGLLSDPALGLYRLESEGGEPVDAYWD comes from the coding sequence ATGTTCTCCGCGGGGCTGTTCCTGGTCAACCTGCTGATCCTCTACTACGCCTTCCTGCTGGAGTACATCGCGCTCAACGTGGGCATCGTCTTCCTGCCCGACGACGTGGACCAGGCGCTGGGGGAGCTCGGGCTCCTCTCCGACCCGGCGCTCGGCCTCTACCGGCTGGAGAGCGAGGGCGGAGAGCCCGTCGACGCCTACTGGGACTAG
- the CIITA gene encoding MHC class II transactivator isoform X2 → MLSEGILSREYYQTLLDEKDADDLARKLALTLLGKRAGPSDPPTRLPPLQLSGNARGPAKNGAVSLRTRNWTDAPAPDEVSPGGIPPETPCLQSEAHPASMDEMEEAPAVQASEAASDDQDNPEVFYTVERDESGEVLSLCADMGEAYDKIAALAEYLLKDQQDAPADEHFERLFWDGGAAEGPGGCAEARSRGPSSDGPEAKRLRLAHPPALCIVNRDPLALPLNPGQDGTDSPPDFHVQILVATVGPAGRSPEALGPSASGELWCLPRHRGNVQMIFTFESAPQPCRPPDAATCPGSPGAFCKGLKEHFCRECRSGPGQPLGHLYLERDLVQHHLDSRGGRSADLRRCHLGEKRKASVERSRLFQTARRKEPGSRVIVVLGKAGTGKSLLVQKVCLDWAEGLLPQFDFVFRFDCRRLSLLQGTCPDFRSLLSDSLGGSCQGLDDAYASLLRKPERVLLLFDCVGDLKDPEGSPSASGSPPCREAPGLGATLGPLFQRELLNGCTLLLTGRPKERLPQYFPRVDTVLEVVGLSAEEASLCLARSLEGSAHAEQQAKLIRASPYLFSHCGNPGLCRFICQAALEATAGELPSTLTGLFVTHLLQKAASAAADGRAWRCQGIAALAEVSWCLGQRCQRALLSGNFPSAAVKEFALKTGLMEEQRGVCAFSSFAVQDFLLALHLTLSKEMKGKKLTQYLGWGARVRKFLSSGGLVPRFLSGLLFSKDELSSRLLFGKEGDLDAEKMVARKQRSLSRFIRKLPIRDFSPDKLLELLHCVHETEDPYLLKHVSLELGPDLSFLGFPLPPPDVSVLHSILRTSSKTFSVDLRGSCLPLDGLRKLVGLKSIAKFRVSLGEAVALWKHLWDVREREELQAAMEKFLVGPFRAKTMGDVDALLGLVQLQRDMAEGREDAAGSSGRLIPAIAGLLRLEFSLGPSSGLEGFRKLADSLVAFSALQHLDLDSPDENEIGDEGVGSLARVLPRLASLETLNLSRNKITDQGAELLAGALPSLGSLKTLSLYENNIGDAGAERVAEVLPQMCALRVLDLHCNQISAAGARCLTEHLRRCPGIRSLALWNPMIPHGVLDHLQQLDSRIRRF, encoded by the exons ATGCTGAGCGAAGGGATTCTCTCCCGGGAATATTATCAGACTTTACTGGATGAAAAAGACGCCGATGACCTGGCAAGGAAGCTGGCTCTGACCCTGCTTGGGAAACGGGCCGGGCCTTCGGATCCCCCCACCCGCCTCCCCCCCTTACAGCTTTCCGGCAATGCTAGAGGACCTGCTAAGAACGGAGCGGTCTCACTGAGGACTAGAAACTGGACCG ACGCTCCTGCCCCAGATGAGGTGAGCCCTGGAGGGATCCCACCGGAGACCCCCTGCCTGCAGAGCGAGGCCCACCCGGCGTCGATGGACGAGATGGAGGAGGCGCCTGCAG TCCAAGCGTCCGAGGCGGCCAGTGACGACCAGGACAACCCGGAGGTCTTCTACACCGTGGAGAGGGACGAAAGCGGAGAAGTCCTCTCCCTCTGCGCCGACATGGGGGAGGCCTACGACAAAATCG CTGCCCTGGCTGAATATCTGCTGAAAGACCAGCAAGATGCTCCAGCAGACGAACATTTTG AAAGGCTCTTTTGGGATGGGGGGGCTGCCGAAGGGCCCGGGGGCTGCGCAGAGGCCAGGAGCCGAG GCCCTTCCTCGGACGGCCCCGAAGCCAAGCGCCTGAGGCTGG CCCACCCGCCGGCTCTGTGCATTGTGAACAGGGACCCCCTCGCCCTCCCGCTGAACCCCGGCCAGGATGGCACCGACTCTCCACCAGACTTCCACGTGCAAATTTTGGTGGCCACCGTGGGGCCTGCGGGCAGATCCCCAGAAGCGCTTG ggcCCTCTGCAAGCGGGGAGCTCTGGTGCCTCCCTCGCCACAGGGGCAACGTCCAGATGATCTTCACCTTCGAAAGTGCCCCTCAGCCCTGCCGGCCTCCGGATGCAGCAACCTGCCCAG gctcGCCCGGGGCTTTCTGCAAAGGGCTGAAGGAGCATTTCTGCAGAGAATGCCGTTCGGGGCCTGGGCAGCCCCTGGGACACCTGTACCTGGAGAGGGACTTGGTGCAGCACCACCTGGACAGCAGGGGTGGGAGGAGCGCAGACCTGAGGCGGTGCCACCTGGGAGAAAAGCGCAAGGCCTCCGTGGAGAGAAGCCGCTTGTTCCAGACGGCCAGGAGAAAGGAGCCGGGCAGCAGGGTCATCGTGGTCCTGGGGAAGGCCGGCACGGGGAAAAGCCTGCTGGTCCAGAAGGTCTGCCTGGACTGGGCCGAGGGCCTCCTGCCCCAGTTCGACTTTGTCTTCCGGTTCGACTGCCGGAGGCTGAGCCTCCTGCAGGGCACCTGCCCTGACTTCAGGTCCCTGCTCTCGGACTCCCTGGGGGGCTCCTGCCAGGGCCTGGATGACGCCTACGCCAGCCTCCTGCGGAAGCCGGAAAGGGTCCTCCTCCTGTTTGACTGCGTGGGAGACCTGAAGGACCCCGAGGGCTCCCCCTCCGCTTCCGGGAGCCCGCCCTGCAGGGAAGCCCCCGGCCTTGGCGCCACCTTGGGCCCCCTCTTCCAACGGGAGCTGCTCAACGGCTGCACCCTCCTCCTGACCGGGCGGCCCAAGGAGAGGCTCCCCCAGTACTTCCCTCGGGTGGACACCGTCCTGGAGGTGGTGGGCCTCTCCGCGGAGGAGGCCTCGCTCTGCCTGGCCCGCTCTTTGGAGGGCTCTGCCCACGCGGAGCAGCAGGCGAAGCTGATCAGGGCCTCCCCTTACCTCTTCAGCCACTGTGGCAACCCCGGCCTCTGCCGGTTCATCTGCCAGGCTGCGCTTGAGGCCACAGCGGGAGAGCTGCCCTCCACCCTCACCGGCCTCTTCGTCACCCACCTCCTCCAGAAGGCGGCAAGCGCGGCAGCAGACGGCAGGGCCTGGAGGTGCCAGGGCATCGCTGCCTTGGCCGAGGTCTCCTGGTGTCTCGGGCAGAGGTGCCAAAGGGCCCTGTTGAGCGGGAACTTCCCTTCCGCAGCCGTGAAGGAGTTTGCGCTGAAAACGGGGCTCATGGAGGAGCAGCGGGGCGTCTGCGCCTTCTCCAGCTTCGCGGTCCAGGATTTCCTGCTGGCCCTGCACCTGACTCTCTCCAAAGAGATGAAGGGCAAGAAGCTCACCCAATACCTGGGCTGGGGGGCCagggtcaggaaattcctctcctCGGGGGGCCTGGTGCCCCGTTTCCTGTCTGGGCTGCTGTTCTCCAAGGACGAGCTCAGCAGCCGCCTCCTCTTTGGCAAGGAAGGCGACTTGGATGCAGAGAAGATGGTCGCCAGGAAGCAGAGGAGCCTCTCCAGGTTCATCCGGAAACTTCCCATTCGGGATTTCAGTCCAGACAAATTGCTGGAGCTGCTCCACTGCGTCCATGAGACCGAAGACCCCTACCTCTTGAAGCACGTGAGCCTGGAGCTGGGGCCGGACCTCTCTTTCTTGGGATTCCCGCTGCCCCCGCCAGATGTCAGCGTCCTGCACTCCATCTTGAGAACATCCTCCAAGACCTTCTCGGTAGACCTGAGGGGCAGCTGTCTTCCCTTGGACGGGCTCAGGAAGCTGGTCGGCCTGAAGAGCATCGCCAAGTTCAG GGTCTCCCTGGGGGAAGCCGTGGCCCTCTGGAAGCACCTGTGGGACGTCCGGGAGAGGGAAGAGCTGCAGGCGGCCATGGAGAAGTTCCTGGTGGGGCCCTTCAGGGCCAAGACGATGGGGGACGTGGATGCCCTTCTCGGCCTGGTGCAGCTGCAGAGAGACATGGCGGAAGG CAGGGAAGACGCCGCGGGCTCCAGCGGCCGCCTTATTCCAGCCATCGCTGGGCTCCTGCGACTGGAATTCAG CCTCGGGCCCAGCTCTGGCTTGGAGGGCTTCCGAAAGTTGGCGGATTCTTTGGTCGCCTTCTCGGCTCTTCAGCACTTGGA CTTGGATTCCCCTGATGAGAACGAAATCGGAGACGAAGGGGTGGGCTCCCTCGCCCGCGTCCTTCCTCGCTTGGCGTCTCTGGAGACCTTGAA CTTGTCCCGGAACAAGATCACCGACCAGGGCGCTGAGCTATTGGCCGGAGCCCTCCCCTCCCTGGGTTCTCTGAAGACCCTCAG CTTGTACGAAAACAACATTGGGGACGCAGGAGCGGAGCGCGTGGCAGAGGTGCTGCCCCAGATGTGTGCGTTGCGGGTGCTGGA cctgCACTGCAACCAGATTTCTGCCGCCGGAGCCCGGTGTCTGACGGAGCACTTGAGGAGATGCCCCGGCATCCGGAGCTTGGC GTTGTGGAACCCAATGATCCCTCACGGGGTTCTGGATCACCTGCAACAGCTGGATTCTCGGATCAGGAGATTTTAG
- the CIITA gene encoding MHC class II transactivator isoform X1: MDLFKQILPEVREVLLTASAPQVQAFLDSMLSEGILSREYYQTLLDEKDADDLARKLALTLLGKRAGPSDPPTRLPPLQLSGNARGPAKNGAVSLRTRNWTDAPAPDEVSPGGIPPETPCLQSEAHPASMDEMEEAPAVQASEAASDDQDNPEVFYTVERDESGEVLSLCADMGEAYDKIAALAEYLLKDQQDAPADEHFERLFWDGGAAEGPGGCAEARSRGPSSDGPEAKRLRLAHPPALCIVNRDPLALPLNPGQDGTDSPPDFHVQILVATVGPAGRSPEALGPSASGELWCLPRHRGNVQMIFTFESAPQPCRPPDAATCPGSPGAFCKGLKEHFCRECRSGPGQPLGHLYLERDLVQHHLDSRGGRSADLRRCHLGEKRKASVERSRLFQTARRKEPGSRVIVVLGKAGTGKSLLVQKVCLDWAEGLLPQFDFVFRFDCRRLSLLQGTCPDFRSLLSDSLGGSCQGLDDAYASLLRKPERVLLLFDCVGDLKDPEGSPSASGSPPCREAPGLGATLGPLFQRELLNGCTLLLTGRPKERLPQYFPRVDTVLEVVGLSAEEASLCLARSLEGSAHAEQQAKLIRASPYLFSHCGNPGLCRFICQAALEATAGELPSTLTGLFVTHLLQKAASAAADGRAWRCQGIAALAEVSWCLGQRCQRALLSGNFPSAAVKEFALKTGLMEEQRGVCAFSSFAVQDFLLALHLTLSKEMKGKKLTQYLGWGARVRKFLSSGGLVPRFLSGLLFSKDELSSRLLFGKEGDLDAEKMVARKQRSLSRFIRKLPIRDFSPDKLLELLHCVHETEDPYLLKHVSLELGPDLSFLGFPLPPPDVSVLHSILRTSSKTFSVDLRGSCLPLDGLRKLVGLKSIAKFRVSLGEAVALWKHLWDVREREELQAAMEKFLVGPFRAKTMGDVDALLGLVQLQRDMAEGREDAAGSSGRLIPAIAGLLRLEFSLGPSSGLEGFRKLADSLVAFSALQHLDLDSPDENEIGDEGVGSLARVLPRLASLETLNLSRNKITDQGAELLAGALPSLGSLKTLSLYENNIGDAGAERVAEVLPQMCALRVLDLHCNQISAAGARCLTEHLRRCPGIRSLALWNPMIPHGVLDHLQQLDSRIRRF, encoded by the exons ATGGACCTTTTCAAGCAGATCCTGCCCGAAGTGCGGGAGGTTTTATTAACTGCTTCGGCCCCGCAGGTCCAAGCCTTCCTGGACTCCATGCTGAGCGAAGGGATTCTCTCCCGGGAATATTATCAGACTTTACTGGATGAAAAAGACGCCGATGACCTGGCAAGGAAGCTGGCTCTGACCCTGCTTGGGAAACGGGCCGGGCCTTCGGATCCCCCCACCCGCCTCCCCCCCTTACAGCTTTCCGGCAATGCTAGAGGACCTGCTAAGAACGGAGCGGTCTCACTGAGGACTAGAAACTGGACCG ACGCTCCTGCCCCAGATGAGGTGAGCCCTGGAGGGATCCCACCGGAGACCCCCTGCCTGCAGAGCGAGGCCCACCCGGCGTCGATGGACGAGATGGAGGAGGCGCCTGCAG TCCAAGCGTCCGAGGCGGCCAGTGACGACCAGGACAACCCGGAGGTCTTCTACACCGTGGAGAGGGACGAAAGCGGAGAAGTCCTCTCCCTCTGCGCCGACATGGGGGAGGCCTACGACAAAATCG CTGCCCTGGCTGAATATCTGCTGAAAGACCAGCAAGATGCTCCAGCAGACGAACATTTTG AAAGGCTCTTTTGGGATGGGGGGGCTGCCGAAGGGCCCGGGGGCTGCGCAGAGGCCAGGAGCCGAG GCCCTTCCTCGGACGGCCCCGAAGCCAAGCGCCTGAGGCTGG CCCACCCGCCGGCTCTGTGCATTGTGAACAGGGACCCCCTCGCCCTCCCGCTGAACCCCGGCCAGGATGGCACCGACTCTCCACCAGACTTCCACGTGCAAATTTTGGTGGCCACCGTGGGGCCTGCGGGCAGATCCCCAGAAGCGCTTG ggcCCTCTGCAAGCGGGGAGCTCTGGTGCCTCCCTCGCCACAGGGGCAACGTCCAGATGATCTTCACCTTCGAAAGTGCCCCTCAGCCCTGCCGGCCTCCGGATGCAGCAACCTGCCCAG gctcGCCCGGGGCTTTCTGCAAAGGGCTGAAGGAGCATTTCTGCAGAGAATGCCGTTCGGGGCCTGGGCAGCCCCTGGGACACCTGTACCTGGAGAGGGACTTGGTGCAGCACCACCTGGACAGCAGGGGTGGGAGGAGCGCAGACCTGAGGCGGTGCCACCTGGGAGAAAAGCGCAAGGCCTCCGTGGAGAGAAGCCGCTTGTTCCAGACGGCCAGGAGAAAGGAGCCGGGCAGCAGGGTCATCGTGGTCCTGGGGAAGGCCGGCACGGGGAAAAGCCTGCTGGTCCAGAAGGTCTGCCTGGACTGGGCCGAGGGCCTCCTGCCCCAGTTCGACTTTGTCTTCCGGTTCGACTGCCGGAGGCTGAGCCTCCTGCAGGGCACCTGCCCTGACTTCAGGTCCCTGCTCTCGGACTCCCTGGGGGGCTCCTGCCAGGGCCTGGATGACGCCTACGCCAGCCTCCTGCGGAAGCCGGAAAGGGTCCTCCTCCTGTTTGACTGCGTGGGAGACCTGAAGGACCCCGAGGGCTCCCCCTCCGCTTCCGGGAGCCCGCCCTGCAGGGAAGCCCCCGGCCTTGGCGCCACCTTGGGCCCCCTCTTCCAACGGGAGCTGCTCAACGGCTGCACCCTCCTCCTGACCGGGCGGCCCAAGGAGAGGCTCCCCCAGTACTTCCCTCGGGTGGACACCGTCCTGGAGGTGGTGGGCCTCTCCGCGGAGGAGGCCTCGCTCTGCCTGGCCCGCTCTTTGGAGGGCTCTGCCCACGCGGAGCAGCAGGCGAAGCTGATCAGGGCCTCCCCTTACCTCTTCAGCCACTGTGGCAACCCCGGCCTCTGCCGGTTCATCTGCCAGGCTGCGCTTGAGGCCACAGCGGGAGAGCTGCCCTCCACCCTCACCGGCCTCTTCGTCACCCACCTCCTCCAGAAGGCGGCAAGCGCGGCAGCAGACGGCAGGGCCTGGAGGTGCCAGGGCATCGCTGCCTTGGCCGAGGTCTCCTGGTGTCTCGGGCAGAGGTGCCAAAGGGCCCTGTTGAGCGGGAACTTCCCTTCCGCAGCCGTGAAGGAGTTTGCGCTGAAAACGGGGCTCATGGAGGAGCAGCGGGGCGTCTGCGCCTTCTCCAGCTTCGCGGTCCAGGATTTCCTGCTGGCCCTGCACCTGACTCTCTCCAAAGAGATGAAGGGCAAGAAGCTCACCCAATACCTGGGCTGGGGGGCCagggtcaggaaattcctctcctCGGGGGGCCTGGTGCCCCGTTTCCTGTCTGGGCTGCTGTTCTCCAAGGACGAGCTCAGCAGCCGCCTCCTCTTTGGCAAGGAAGGCGACTTGGATGCAGAGAAGATGGTCGCCAGGAAGCAGAGGAGCCTCTCCAGGTTCATCCGGAAACTTCCCATTCGGGATTTCAGTCCAGACAAATTGCTGGAGCTGCTCCACTGCGTCCATGAGACCGAAGACCCCTACCTCTTGAAGCACGTGAGCCTGGAGCTGGGGCCGGACCTCTCTTTCTTGGGATTCCCGCTGCCCCCGCCAGATGTCAGCGTCCTGCACTCCATCTTGAGAACATCCTCCAAGACCTTCTCGGTAGACCTGAGGGGCAGCTGTCTTCCCTTGGACGGGCTCAGGAAGCTGGTCGGCCTGAAGAGCATCGCCAAGTTCAG GGTCTCCCTGGGGGAAGCCGTGGCCCTCTGGAAGCACCTGTGGGACGTCCGGGAGAGGGAAGAGCTGCAGGCGGCCATGGAGAAGTTCCTGGTGGGGCCCTTCAGGGCCAAGACGATGGGGGACGTGGATGCCCTTCTCGGCCTGGTGCAGCTGCAGAGAGACATGGCGGAAGG CAGGGAAGACGCCGCGGGCTCCAGCGGCCGCCTTATTCCAGCCATCGCTGGGCTCCTGCGACTGGAATTCAG CCTCGGGCCCAGCTCTGGCTTGGAGGGCTTCCGAAAGTTGGCGGATTCTTTGGTCGCCTTCTCGGCTCTTCAGCACTTGGA CTTGGATTCCCCTGATGAGAACGAAATCGGAGACGAAGGGGTGGGCTCCCTCGCCCGCGTCCTTCCTCGCTTGGCGTCTCTGGAGACCTTGAA CTTGTCCCGGAACAAGATCACCGACCAGGGCGCTGAGCTATTGGCCGGAGCCCTCCCCTCCCTGGGTTCTCTGAAGACCCTCAG CTTGTACGAAAACAACATTGGGGACGCAGGAGCGGAGCGCGTGGCAGAGGTGCTGCCCCAGATGTGTGCGTTGCGGGTGCTGGA cctgCACTGCAACCAGATTTCTGCCGCCGGAGCCCGGTGTCTGACGGAGCACTTGAGGAGATGCCCCGGCATCCGGAGCTTGGC GTTGTGGAACCCAATGATCCCTCACGGGGTTCTGGATCACCTGCAACAGCTGGATTCTCGGATCAGGAGATTTTAG
- the CIITA gene encoding MHC class II transactivator isoform X3, translated as MDEMEEAPAVQASEAASDDQDNPEVFYTVERDESGEVLSLCADMGEAYDKIAALAEYLLKDQQDAPADEHFERLFWDGGAAEGPGGCAEARSRGPSSDGPEAKRLRLAHPPALCIVNRDPLALPLNPGQDGTDSPPDFHVQILVATVGPAGRSPEALGPSASGELWCLPRHRGNVQMIFTFESAPQPCRPPDAATCPGSPGAFCKGLKEHFCRECRSGPGQPLGHLYLERDLVQHHLDSRGGRSADLRRCHLGEKRKASVERSRLFQTARRKEPGSRVIVVLGKAGTGKSLLVQKVCLDWAEGLLPQFDFVFRFDCRRLSLLQGTCPDFRSLLSDSLGGSCQGLDDAYASLLRKPERVLLLFDCVGDLKDPEGSPSASGSPPCREAPGLGATLGPLFQRELLNGCTLLLTGRPKERLPQYFPRVDTVLEVVGLSAEEASLCLARSLEGSAHAEQQAKLIRASPYLFSHCGNPGLCRFICQAALEATAGELPSTLTGLFVTHLLQKAASAAADGRAWRCQGIAALAEVSWCLGQRCQRALLSGNFPSAAVKEFALKTGLMEEQRGVCAFSSFAVQDFLLALHLTLSKEMKGKKLTQYLGWGARVRKFLSSGGLVPRFLSGLLFSKDELSSRLLFGKEGDLDAEKMVARKQRSLSRFIRKLPIRDFSPDKLLELLHCVHETEDPYLLKHVSLELGPDLSFLGFPLPPPDVSVLHSILRTSSKTFSVDLRGSCLPLDGLRKLVGLKSIAKFRVSLGEAVALWKHLWDVREREELQAAMEKFLVGPFRAKTMGDVDALLGLVQLQRDMAEGREDAAGSSGRLIPAIAGLLRLEFSLGPSSGLEGFRKLADSLVAFSALQHLDLDSPDENEIGDEGVGSLARVLPRLASLETLNLSRNKITDQGAELLAGALPSLGSLKTLSLYENNIGDAGAERVAEVLPQMCALRVLDLHCNQISAAGARCLTEHLRRCPGIRSLALWNPMIPHGVLDHLQQLDSRIRRF; from the exons ATGGACGAGATGGAGGAGGCGCCTGCAG TCCAAGCGTCCGAGGCGGCCAGTGACGACCAGGACAACCCGGAGGTCTTCTACACCGTGGAGAGGGACGAAAGCGGAGAAGTCCTCTCCCTCTGCGCCGACATGGGGGAGGCCTACGACAAAATCG CTGCCCTGGCTGAATATCTGCTGAAAGACCAGCAAGATGCTCCAGCAGACGAACATTTTG AAAGGCTCTTTTGGGATGGGGGGGCTGCCGAAGGGCCCGGGGGCTGCGCAGAGGCCAGGAGCCGAG GCCCTTCCTCGGACGGCCCCGAAGCCAAGCGCCTGAGGCTGG CCCACCCGCCGGCTCTGTGCATTGTGAACAGGGACCCCCTCGCCCTCCCGCTGAACCCCGGCCAGGATGGCACCGACTCTCCACCAGACTTCCACGTGCAAATTTTGGTGGCCACCGTGGGGCCTGCGGGCAGATCCCCAGAAGCGCTTG ggcCCTCTGCAAGCGGGGAGCTCTGGTGCCTCCCTCGCCACAGGGGCAACGTCCAGATGATCTTCACCTTCGAAAGTGCCCCTCAGCCCTGCCGGCCTCCGGATGCAGCAACCTGCCCAG gctcGCCCGGGGCTTTCTGCAAAGGGCTGAAGGAGCATTTCTGCAGAGAATGCCGTTCGGGGCCTGGGCAGCCCCTGGGACACCTGTACCTGGAGAGGGACTTGGTGCAGCACCACCTGGACAGCAGGGGTGGGAGGAGCGCAGACCTGAGGCGGTGCCACCTGGGAGAAAAGCGCAAGGCCTCCGTGGAGAGAAGCCGCTTGTTCCAGACGGCCAGGAGAAAGGAGCCGGGCAGCAGGGTCATCGTGGTCCTGGGGAAGGCCGGCACGGGGAAAAGCCTGCTGGTCCAGAAGGTCTGCCTGGACTGGGCCGAGGGCCTCCTGCCCCAGTTCGACTTTGTCTTCCGGTTCGACTGCCGGAGGCTGAGCCTCCTGCAGGGCACCTGCCCTGACTTCAGGTCCCTGCTCTCGGACTCCCTGGGGGGCTCCTGCCAGGGCCTGGATGACGCCTACGCCAGCCTCCTGCGGAAGCCGGAAAGGGTCCTCCTCCTGTTTGACTGCGTGGGAGACCTGAAGGACCCCGAGGGCTCCCCCTCCGCTTCCGGGAGCCCGCCCTGCAGGGAAGCCCCCGGCCTTGGCGCCACCTTGGGCCCCCTCTTCCAACGGGAGCTGCTCAACGGCTGCACCCTCCTCCTGACCGGGCGGCCCAAGGAGAGGCTCCCCCAGTACTTCCCTCGGGTGGACACCGTCCTGGAGGTGGTGGGCCTCTCCGCGGAGGAGGCCTCGCTCTGCCTGGCCCGCTCTTTGGAGGGCTCTGCCCACGCGGAGCAGCAGGCGAAGCTGATCAGGGCCTCCCCTTACCTCTTCAGCCACTGTGGCAACCCCGGCCTCTGCCGGTTCATCTGCCAGGCTGCGCTTGAGGCCACAGCGGGAGAGCTGCCCTCCACCCTCACCGGCCTCTTCGTCACCCACCTCCTCCAGAAGGCGGCAAGCGCGGCAGCAGACGGCAGGGCCTGGAGGTGCCAGGGCATCGCTGCCTTGGCCGAGGTCTCCTGGTGTCTCGGGCAGAGGTGCCAAAGGGCCCTGTTGAGCGGGAACTTCCCTTCCGCAGCCGTGAAGGAGTTTGCGCTGAAAACGGGGCTCATGGAGGAGCAGCGGGGCGTCTGCGCCTTCTCCAGCTTCGCGGTCCAGGATTTCCTGCTGGCCCTGCACCTGACTCTCTCCAAAGAGATGAAGGGCAAGAAGCTCACCCAATACCTGGGCTGGGGGGCCagggtcaggaaattcctctcctCGGGGGGCCTGGTGCCCCGTTTCCTGTCTGGGCTGCTGTTCTCCAAGGACGAGCTCAGCAGCCGCCTCCTCTTTGGCAAGGAAGGCGACTTGGATGCAGAGAAGATGGTCGCCAGGAAGCAGAGGAGCCTCTCCAGGTTCATCCGGAAACTTCCCATTCGGGATTTCAGTCCAGACAAATTGCTGGAGCTGCTCCACTGCGTCCATGAGACCGAAGACCCCTACCTCTTGAAGCACGTGAGCCTGGAGCTGGGGCCGGACCTCTCTTTCTTGGGATTCCCGCTGCCCCCGCCAGATGTCAGCGTCCTGCACTCCATCTTGAGAACATCCTCCAAGACCTTCTCGGTAGACCTGAGGGGCAGCTGTCTTCCCTTGGACGGGCTCAGGAAGCTGGTCGGCCTGAAGAGCATCGCCAAGTTCAG GGTCTCCCTGGGGGAAGCCGTGGCCCTCTGGAAGCACCTGTGGGACGTCCGGGAGAGGGAAGAGCTGCAGGCGGCCATGGAGAAGTTCCTGGTGGGGCCCTTCAGGGCCAAGACGATGGGGGACGTGGATGCCCTTCTCGGCCTGGTGCAGCTGCAGAGAGACATGGCGGAAGG CAGGGAAGACGCCGCGGGCTCCAGCGGCCGCCTTATTCCAGCCATCGCTGGGCTCCTGCGACTGGAATTCAG CCTCGGGCCCAGCTCTGGCTTGGAGGGCTTCCGAAAGTTGGCGGATTCTTTGGTCGCCTTCTCGGCTCTTCAGCACTTGGA CTTGGATTCCCCTGATGAGAACGAAATCGGAGACGAAGGGGTGGGCTCCCTCGCCCGCGTCCTTCCTCGCTTGGCGTCTCTGGAGACCTTGAA CTTGTCCCGGAACAAGATCACCGACCAGGGCGCTGAGCTATTGGCCGGAGCCCTCCCCTCCCTGGGTTCTCTGAAGACCCTCAG CTTGTACGAAAACAACATTGGGGACGCAGGAGCGGAGCGCGTGGCAGAGGTGCTGCCCCAGATGTGTGCGTTGCGGGTGCTGGA cctgCACTGCAACCAGATTTCTGCCGCCGGAGCCCGGTGTCTGACGGAGCACTTGAGGAGATGCCCCGGCATCCGGAGCTTGGC GTTGTGGAACCCAATGATCCCTCACGGGGTTCTGGATCACCTGCAACAGCTGGATTCTCGGATCAGGAGATTTTAG
- the TVP23A gene encoding Golgi apparatus membrane protein TVP23 homolog A, whose protein sequence is WVLLFQILADDTEDVSLDFGNEEELALRKAKVRYPLATFFHLFFRVSAIVTYLFCDWFSKSFIACFLLILLLLSFDFWSVKNVTGRLLVGLRWWNQIDEDGRSHWVFEARKGPSRAAPPTEVEARIFWLGLIICPAIWTLFFFTTLFSLKLKWLALVITGICLQAANLYGYVHCKLGGASQTIRKVAPHFPAQEIFQKERSEDFQKHLLKHLGTQSH, encoded by the exons TGGGTCCTTCTCTTCCAGATCTTAGCAGATGACACGGAGGACGTCTCCCTGGACTTTGGGAATGAAGAGGAGCTGGCCTTAAGGAAGGCGAAAGTCAG GTACCCGCTGGCCACCTTCTTCCACCTCTTCTTCCGCGTGAGTGCCATCGTGACCTACCTCTTCTGCGACTGGTTCAGCAAAAGCTTCATTGCCtgcttcctcctcatcctcctcctcctctcctttgaCTTCTGGTCTGTGAAG AACGTCACCGGGAGGCTGCTGGTCGGTTTGCGATGGTGGAATCAGATCGACGAGGATGGGAGGAGCCACTGGGTGTTTGAGGCAAGGAAG GGCCCATCGAGGGCGGCTCCCCCCACCGAGGTCGAAGCCCGGATCTTCTGGCTGGGGCTGATCATCTGCCCCGCCATCTGGaccctcttcttcttcaccacctTGTTCTCTCTGAAGCTGAAGTGGCTG GCACTGGTGATCACCGGCATCTGTCTCCAGGCGGCTAACCTTTATGGCTACGTCCACTGTAAACTCGGGGGCGCCTCCCAAACCATCCGCAAAGTCGCCCCCCACTTCCCGGCCCAGGAGATATTCCAGAAG GAACGATCGGAGGACTTCCAAAAACACCTCCTGAAGCACCTGGGGACCCAGAGCCATTAG